In Thermoproteales archaeon, a single genomic region encodes these proteins:
- a CDS encoding DUF59 domain-containing protein → MTTKEDVLKVLKEVYDPEIPVNIVDLGLIYDVKVEDENVYIKMTLTAPGCPLAFFLTKMVEDAIKEKLPEIKDVTVDLVWDPPWTPERMSEDAKKLLGLK, encoded by the coding sequence ATGACGACAAAAGAGGATGTTTTAAAAGTACTAAAGGAAGTATATGATCCCGAAATTCCAGTTAATATTGTTGACCTAGGACTTATATATGATGTAAAAGTGGAAGATGAAAACGTTTATATAAAAATGACATTAACAGCTCCTGGTTGCCCCCTAGCTTTTTTCCTTACTAAAATGGTTGAAGATGCTATAAAGGAAAAGCTACCCGAAATAAAAGATGTAACGGTAGATCTGGTTTGGGATCCCCCCTGGACACCTGAAAGGATGAGCGAGGACGCGAAAAAGCTTCTGGGTCTAAAGTAA